In a genomic window of Sinorhizobium meliloti:
- a CDS encoding DUF4381 domain-containing protein encodes MDPSPAPDPMLDATLRQMADIALPPHVSMMPATWGWAALITAVALVLASVLWRWLRRRARNRYRREALAELSYLEKAIDTSAGRRHALQSLPALLKRTALAAWQRETVASLSGEGWSDFLRAHAGTARLDDEAYLFFAESEYRPSALASTDEATTRRSLAAARQWIEAHDVRP; translated from the coding sequence ATGGACCCGAGCCCCGCGCCCGATCCGATGCTCGACGCCACCTTGCGGCAGATGGCCGATATCGCATTGCCGCCGCACGTATCGATGATGCCGGCCACCTGGGGCTGGGCAGCGCTCATCACGGCGGTCGCGCTCGTCCTCGCCTCGGTGCTCTGGCGCTGGCTCCGCCGACGCGCACGGAACCGTTATCGCCGGGAGGCGCTTGCGGAACTCTCCTATCTGGAGAAGGCCATCGACACGTCGGCCGGGCGCAGACACGCCTTGCAAAGCCTGCCCGCGCTTCTCAAGCGCACTGCGCTCGCCGCCTGGCAGAGGGAAACGGTCGCCTCCCTCAGCGGTGAAGGTTGGTCCGATTTCCTCCGCGCACATGCAGGTACGGCAAGGCTGGATGACGAAGCCTATCTTTTCTTCGCCGAGAGCGAATACCGCCCATCGGCGCTAGCCTCGACGGACGAGGCTACGACGCGTCGGAGCCTCGCGGCGGCACGCCAATGGATCGAGGCCCACGATGTACGTCCTTGA
- a CDS encoding VWA domain-containing protein, producing the protein MYVLDHPWVFVLLPAPLLVWWLLPPYREQTPAVRIPFFEDITRAAGIGPTEGSVVPRANLLQKIIAPICWVLVLTALARPQFVEPPIEKTEPQRDLMLALDLSQSMDTRDFSDPQGNLEARVDAVKAVVADFVERRPHDRLGLIAFGDAPYPLVPFTMDHTTVRSMLTGALPGMAGPRTALGDAIGLSIKLFEESRAPDKVLVVLTDGNDTASKMPPDKAAEIAHQNKIRIHAIGIGDPNAEGEEKLDTAVLQKIASATGGRYFFGQDQQALADIYALLDSITPANQKTLSWRPRIELFHYPLGAAVLLVLGYHGLMWLLSIRAARRRNSEAEA; encoded by the coding sequence ATGTACGTCCTTGACCATCCCTGGGTCTTCGTGCTCCTGCCCGCGCCCCTTCTCGTCTGGTGGCTGCTGCCGCCATACCGGGAGCAGACGCCGGCGGTGCGCATTCCCTTCTTCGAGGACATCACCAGGGCCGCAGGCATCGGCCCGACGGAAGGCTCGGTCGTGCCGCGTGCCAACCTGCTCCAGAAGATCATCGCACCGATCTGCTGGGTTCTGGTACTGACGGCGCTCGCCCGCCCGCAATTCGTCGAGCCGCCGATCGAGAAGACCGAGCCGCAGCGCGATCTCATGCTCGCCCTCGACCTTTCCCAATCGATGGACACGCGCGACTTCAGCGATCCGCAGGGTAATCTCGAGGCGCGAGTCGATGCGGTAAAGGCCGTGGTGGCGGACTTCGTCGAGCGCCGCCCGCATGATCGGCTGGGCTTGATCGCCTTCGGCGACGCTCCCTACCCGCTCGTTCCCTTCACCATGGATCATACGACCGTCCGATCCATGCTGACGGGCGCCTTGCCCGGAATGGCCGGCCCGCGAACCGCGCTGGGCGACGCGATCGGGCTGTCGATCAAGCTGTTCGAGGAGAGCCGGGCGCCCGACAAGGTGCTGGTGGTCCTGACCGACGGCAACGACACCGCAAGCAAGATGCCCCCCGACAAGGCAGCCGAGATTGCGCATCAGAACAAGATCCGCATCCATGCGATCGGCATCGGCGATCCAAATGCCGAAGGAGAGGAGAAGCTCGACACGGCAGTTCTGCAGAAGATCGCCTCTGCGACCGGAGGGCGATATTTCTTCGGCCAGGACCAGCAGGCGCTTGCAGATATCTACGCTCTGCTCGACAGCATCACGCCGGCGAACCAGAAGACGCTGAGCTGGCGGCCACGCATCGAGCTGTTCCACTACCCGCTGGGTGCCGCCGTTCTCCTCGTGCTCGGCTATCACGGCTTGATGTGGCTGCTGTCGATCCGCGCCGCCCGCAGGCGTAACAGCGAGGCAGAAGCATGA
- a CDS encoding VWA domain-containing protein translates to MIGDFHFLRPWWLLAVLAAGLLVWLMRRQSDMRSRWKHLIAPNLLDHLLVDRGQARTFRPVYLVAGLIALSGLAAAGPTWERERPPFVEDTAPLAIAVDMGRTMNATDISPTRLERAKLKVRDIMARRKGARTALFAYAGSAHMVLPLTEDASLIATYLAALSPALMPVEGKDTAMALEAAEAALAAEPAPGTILFLTDGVEQGAFAAFSQYTGRNDLIVLGIGTEEGGPVKIGSGEYLTDSSGARVQARLDVDALKELQSASSAQVATVTLDDGDVDWIVRRIQTSFAQRTEEGLTRWRDMGWYLTIAVAILVVFTFRRGQSVRWLGAVVVLLSFAMSGRGEAADFVDLWLTPDQQGQRAFSRGNYAAAAELFAEPQWRGVSLYRAGRYQDAIDAFAQSTAPESYFNQGNALMHLDKPDEAIAAYQQALKQRGGWTEAKTNLALAQRRKKEKDKQEEEKQQEAAGLDPDDVQFDDKAKHGKKGQVQAGAQTAEMWMRNIQVSPAALLARKFAIEASEGDRQ, encoded by the coding sequence ATGATCGGCGATTTCCACTTCCTTCGCCCGTGGTGGCTGCTTGCAGTCCTGGCGGCAGGACTGCTCGTATGGCTCATGCGCCGGCAATCGGATATGCGCTCCCGCTGGAAGCACCTGATCGCGCCCAATCTGCTCGATCACCTCCTCGTCGACCGTGGCCAGGCGCGCACGTTCCGGCCCGTCTATCTGGTGGCCGGCCTGATTGCCCTCTCGGGCCTTGCCGCGGCAGGCCCGACATGGGAACGCGAGCGTCCGCCCTTCGTCGAAGACACGGCGCCGCTCGCGATCGCGGTCGATATGGGCCGGACGATGAATGCGACCGACATCTCGCCGACGCGGCTGGAGCGCGCCAAGCTCAAGGTGCGCGACATCATGGCCAGACGGAAAGGCGCCCGGACGGCATTGTTCGCCTATGCCGGCTCGGCCCACATGGTGCTGCCCCTGACCGAGGACGCGTCGCTTATCGCCACCTATCTCGCAGCCCTGTCGCCAGCCCTCATGCCCGTCGAAGGCAAGGACACCGCCATGGCGCTCGAAGCCGCCGAGGCGGCCCTGGCCGCCGAGCCGGCGCCGGGCACGATCCTGTTTCTGACCGATGGCGTCGAGCAGGGCGCATTTGCCGCTTTCTCGCAATATACGGGCCGCAACGACCTGATCGTGCTGGGCATCGGCACCGAAGAAGGCGGCCCGGTGAAAATCGGCAGCGGAGAATATCTGACGGACAGCAGTGGCGCCCGCGTTCAGGCACGGCTCGATGTCGACGCTTTGAAGGAACTCCAGTCGGCCTCCTCTGCGCAGGTGGCGACGGTCACCCTGGATGATGGCGACGTCGACTGGATCGTCCGGCGCATACAGACGTCCTTCGCACAAAGAACGGAGGAGGGTCTTACCCGTTGGCGCGATATGGGCTGGTACCTGACCATCGCGGTCGCGATCCTGGTCGTGTTCACCTTCCGCCGGGGTCAGAGCGTCCGTTGGCTCGGGGCCGTCGTGGTGCTCCTGTCGTTCGCCATGTCCGGGCGGGGGGAGGCGGCGGATTTCGTGGACCTGTGGCTGACGCCCGACCAGCAGGGACAGCGCGCTTTCTCCCGCGGCAACTATGCCGCCGCGGCAGAACTCTTCGCCGAGCCGCAATGGCGCGGTGTTTCGCTCTATCGTGCCGGCCGTTATCAGGACGCGATCGACGCCTTTGCCCAATCCACGGCACCGGAGAGCTATTTCAATCAAGGCAACGCCCTGATGCATCTGGACAAACCCGACGAAGCGATCGCCGCCTACCAGCAGGCTCTCAAGCAGCGCGGCGGTTGGACCGAGGCAAAGACCAATCTGGCGCTTGCGCAAAGGCGCAAGAAGGAGAAGGACAAGCAGGAAGAGGAGAAGCAGCAGGAGGCCGCCGGACTGGACCCGGACGACGTACAGTTCGACGACAAGGCCAAGCACGGCAAGAAAGGTCAGGTCCAGGCCGGCGCGCAGACGGCGGAGATGTGGATGCGCAACATCCAGGTTTCGCCGGCCGCACTTCTCGCACGCAAGTTCGCGATCGAGGCATCGGAAGGGGACCGACAATGA
- a CDS encoding BatD family protein — protein MMTPASRLCRLVAALFCWVAAAGPALSADPLARAALQSEGTLYAGQQILIDVDVLVPNYFLQPPQFPAIDLPGAMVTLDDGRALNLNETIDGTAYSGIRRTYIVTAQSPGDFTLPPAVITFGYAAVPPQATRGEVTLPPLRFTVREAPANAGERPGVVAAKVSISQELDRDPAALKAGDTLVRTIAVRAVGLRAMMIPEPDFSAPDGVRLYRQDPALSEETDRNGQSIAGIRKDVASYLFREPGTYVLPAVALSWFDPASAATESASAPAIGVTVAAAASHSPAIAPPAAEPQRPPFDWLRLAVIGGGVLLTALVLWASANGLSRLEAWWQERRSKERQSEPAFFRQLEQACRSGSDEAIARALNAWSRKAGVMPLEFWLDRFADAETQQVYRTRQGALYGLAKASSPPVRGDLLLPGLKKARKIWLTQGEKAPRRREPALHPLNPTMP, from the coding sequence ATGATGACCCCAGCGTCCCGTTTGTGCCGGCTCGTTGCAGCGCTGTTCTGCTGGGTCGCTGCCGCCGGTCCGGCCCTGTCCGCCGATCCGCTCGCCCGGGCCGCATTGCAGTCGGAGGGAACGCTCTATGCCGGTCAGCAAATTCTCATAGACGTCGACGTGCTTGTCCCGAATTACTTCCTGCAGCCACCGCAATTCCCCGCGATCGACCTGCCGGGCGCGATGGTGACGCTTGATGACGGGCGGGCGCTCAACCTCAACGAGACGATCGACGGGACGGCTTACTCGGGCATTCGCCGCACCTATATCGTCACGGCTCAATCGCCGGGCGATTTCACCCTGCCTCCTGCCGTGATCACTTTCGGCTATGCGGCAGTACCCCCTCAGGCCACTCGCGGCGAAGTTACGCTTCCACCGCTTCGCTTCACCGTCCGGGAAGCACCCGCGAATGCCGGAGAACGTCCCGGTGTGGTCGCCGCAAAGGTCAGCATCAGCCAGGAGCTCGATCGGGATCCGGCAGCTTTGAAGGCGGGAGACACACTGGTCCGGACGATCGCCGTGCGCGCCGTAGGCCTTCGCGCCATGATGATCCCCGAGCCGGATTTTTCAGCCCCGGACGGGGTACGCCTCTACCGGCAGGATCCCGCACTTTCGGAAGAAACGGACCGCAACGGCCAGTCAATTGCGGGTATCCGCAAGGATGTTGCAAGCTATCTCTTCCGGGAGCCCGGCACCTATGTCCTGCCCGCGGTGGCCCTGAGCTGGTTCGACCCGGCCTCCGCGGCGACGGAATCGGCAAGCGCACCCGCCATAGGCGTGACCGTCGCAGCCGCGGCCTCCCACTCCCCGGCCATCGCGCCTCCGGCGGCCGAGCCGCAACGCCCGCCCTTCGACTGGCTGCGGCTGGCTGTGATCGGCGGTGGCGTGTTGCTCACTGCCCTCGTCCTTTGGGCTTCGGCCAACGGACTGAGCCGGCTGGAAGCATGGTGGCAGGAACGCCGCTCGAAAGAGCGGCAATCGGAGCCGGCATTTTTCCGTCAGCTGGAGCAGGCCTGCAGGAGCGGCTCGGACGAGGCCATCGCGCGCGCGCTCAACGCCTGGTCTCGCAAGGCGGGAGTGATGCCGCTCGAATTCTGGCTCGACCGATTTGCCGACGCCGAAACGCAGCAGGTCTACCGGACCCGGCAGGGAGCGCTTTACGGCCTTGCGAAGGCATCTTCCCCGCCGGTGCGCGGAGACCTGCTCCTTCCGGGGCTGAAAAAGGCACGGAAGATCTGGCTGACTCAAGGAGAGAAGGCGCCCCGACGCCGCGAGCCCGCCTTGCACCCACTCAACCCGACCATGCCCTGA
- a CDS encoding BCCT family transporter, which produces MQYLKVNMPVFVGSVGVIALFVGIGVIAPKRAEAIFSGMQSAILSGFGWLYLLAVAIFLFSMLFLAFSRYGELKLGPDDSEPEFRYLSWIAMLFAAGMGIGLMYFAVGEPMTHFASPPEAEPLTIAAQREAMSVTFFHWGVHAWAIYSVVGLSLAYFGYRYNLPLTVRSGLYPLLKEGIHGPIGHVVDIFAICGTMFGLATSLGFGVLQINSGLNYLLGVPQSIYVQLLLVTVVTAIATVSVVSGVEKGVRILSETNLFLAVLLMLFVLVVGPTGTLMRDFVQNIGLYLDSLVLRTFNIYAYEPRPWIDSWTLFYWAWWISWSPFVGMFIARISRGRTVREFVTAVLFVPALFTFLWMTVFGNTAIYVDTTIANGELARDVKADLSVALFQFFEYLPWPAVTSTLAVLLVSIFFVTSSDSGSLVIDTIASGGETATPALQRIFWCSLSGIVAAVLLSTGGLTALQSATISTALPFSFVMLILVWSLFVGMRADLARTQSPGSVGPRAYPASGVPWQRRLAMTLSTPDKRAVEKFLQASVLPALEAVAKELTRRSRPASVDRDAETGALTLTVPAEGHRDFVYGVQMSEHKLPAFTAHDATVADVRYEARTFFSDGSRGYDIMGMADNQIINDVLFQFERYTGFVRSPASSLLATSPEEQ; this is translated from the coding sequence GTGCAGTATCTCAAAGTGAATATGCCGGTATTCGTGGGTTCGGTGGGCGTCATCGCTCTGTTCGTCGGGATAGGTGTGATTGCGCCTAAGAGAGCTGAAGCGATTTTCAGCGGAATGCAATCTGCGATCCTGTCCGGTTTCGGTTGGCTCTACCTGCTCGCGGTCGCGATCTTTCTGTTTTCGATGCTCTTTTTGGCGTTCAGCCGCTACGGCGAGCTGAAGCTCGGGCCGGACGATTCAGAACCCGAATTCAGGTACCTGTCCTGGATCGCCATGTTGTTCGCCGCCGGCATGGGCATTGGCCTCATGTATTTTGCCGTCGGCGAGCCGATGACGCATTTTGCTTCGCCGCCGGAAGCCGAACCGCTGACGATCGCAGCCCAGCGCGAGGCAATGAGCGTGACCTTCTTCCATTGGGGCGTGCACGCCTGGGCGATATACTCGGTCGTCGGGCTGTCACTCGCCTATTTCGGATACCGTTACAACTTACCCCTGACCGTCCGATCCGGCCTCTACCCGCTCCTCAAGGAGGGTATTCACGGGCCGATCGGACATGTCGTGGATATTTTCGCGATCTGCGGGACAATGTTCGGGCTCGCAACCTCGCTCGGATTCGGAGTCCTTCAGATAAACTCCGGACTGAACTATCTGTTGGGTGTCCCCCAGTCGATCTACGTCCAGCTCCTGCTCGTGACCGTGGTCACGGCAATAGCGACCGTTTCGGTGGTCAGCGGCGTCGAGAAGGGTGTCCGCATTCTCAGCGAGACCAATCTGTTCCTGGCAGTACTGCTGATGCTCTTCGTGCTCGTGGTCGGACCGACGGGCACGCTCATGCGCGACTTCGTCCAGAACATCGGTCTCTACCTCGATAGCCTGGTTTTGCGAACCTTCAACATCTATGCCTATGAGCCGCGCCCGTGGATCGACAGCTGGACCCTGTTCTATTGGGCATGGTGGATTTCCTGGTCACCCTTCGTCGGCATGTTCATCGCGCGCATTTCCCGTGGGCGCACCGTGAGAGAGTTCGTCACCGCCGTCCTCTTCGTACCCGCCCTTTTCACTTTCCTCTGGATGACGGTCTTTGGAAACACGGCGATCTACGTGGACACGACGATCGCCAATGGCGAGCTGGCGCGTGACGTGAAGGCGGACCTTTCGGTCGCCCTTTTCCAGTTCTTCGAATATCTGCCGTGGCCCGCGGTAACCTCGACGCTCGCGGTTCTGCTCGTCAGCATATTCTTCGTGACCTCCAGCGACTCCGGCTCGCTGGTGATCGACACGATTGCGTCCGGCGGCGAAACGGCGACACCTGCTCTTCAGCGGATTTTCTGGTGTTCCCTCAGCGGTATCGTGGCGGCCGTTCTGCTCTCCACCGGCGGGCTGACGGCACTCCAATCCGCCACGATCTCCACGGCACTGCCGTTCAGCTTCGTGATGCTCATTCTGGTTTGGTCGCTGTTCGTCGGGATGCGGGCCGATCTCGCCCGCACACAATCACCGGGATCGGTCGGTCCGAGAGCCTATCCCGCGTCCGGTGTGCCCTGGCAGCGGCGGCTGGCGATGACCTTGAGCACGCCGGACAAACGGGCGGTGGAGAAATTCCTGCAAGCCTCCGTGCTCCCGGCACTGGAGGCAGTGGCCAAGGAACTGACGCGCCGGTCCCGGCCGGCTTCGGTCGATCGGGATGCCGAAACGGGAGCACTGACCCTCACGGTTCCGGCCGAAGGCCATCGCGATTTCGTCTATGGGGTGCAAATGTCGGAACACAAACTTCCGGCATTCACCGCGCACGACGCAACCGTGGCAGATGTCCGCTACGAGGCGCGCACGTTCTTTTCGGACGGTAGCCGCGGCTATGACATCATGGGAATGGCGGACAACCAGATCATCAACGATGTTCTGTTTCAGTTCGAACGATACACGGGCTTCGTACGGTCCCCGGCGTCCTCGCTGCTGGCGACCTCGCCCGAAGAGCAATAG
- a CDS encoding arylsulfatase, with product MGLPDAEKRKNAQESISIDRRSLLLGGTILAAAAAANGAVAVGSAKAQEQPVANTGKPPNVLVIFGDDIGIPQISAYTMGLMGYRTPNIDRIAAEGAIFTDAYGQQSCTAGRASFILGQEPFRTGLLTIGMPGDPHGIQDWMPTIADVMKSKGYATGQFGKNHLGDRDEHLPTNHGFDEFFGNLYHLNAEEEPEGYFYPKDEEFRKNFGPRGVIKSSADGKIEDTGALNTKRMETVDEEFLAAAKDFIDRQAKADKPFFCWFNSTRMHVFTHLKPESLGKTGKGIHADGMVEHDGHVGQLLQQLDDLGITENTIVLYTTDNGAELALWPDGAMTMFHGEKGTTWEGGFRIPMMVRWPGVVKPGTQINDPVTLMDWMPTFAAAAGVPDVKEQMKTGFQSGDKNFKVHLDGYDLTALLEGQSKEPPREAVYYFDQGGNLNAIRWNDWKLSFAINSEGNIATATRETPSWANITNLRMDPYERGAKEGGGAMDFIARNMWLLVPIQGKIKEFFQDFDQYPYQPGSTLNASGISYTWLQQQAALKRLGELESLAPR from the coding sequence ATGGGCCTTCCAGATGCTGAAAAGCGCAAAAATGCGCAAGAATCGATCTCTATAGATCGTCGGAGCCTCCTGCTGGGCGGTACGATCCTTGCAGCTGCTGCTGCGGCAAACGGGGCCGTGGCCGTGGGCAGCGCGAAGGCTCAGGAGCAACCGGTGGCAAACACCGGCAAGCCGCCGAACGTCCTCGTCATCTTCGGCGACGACATCGGCATTCCGCAAATCAGCGCCTACACCATGGGCCTAATGGGTTATCGCACGCCGAACATCGATCGTATCGCCGCCGAGGGCGCGATCTTCACCGATGCTTACGGGCAGCAGAGCTGTACCGCAGGGCGTGCCTCCTTCATTCTCGGCCAGGAACCGTTCCGCACGGGGCTGCTGACGATCGGGATGCCCGGCGACCCGCACGGCATTCAAGACTGGATGCCGACCATCGCCGACGTCATGAAGTCCAAGGGATACGCAACCGGCCAGTTCGGCAAGAATCACCTGGGGGACCGCGACGAGCACCTGCCGACGAACCACGGCTTCGACGAGTTCTTCGGCAACCTCTACCACCTGAATGCCGAAGAGGAGCCGGAAGGCTACTTCTACCCGAAGGACGAGGAGTTCCGGAAGAATTTCGGGCCACGCGGAGTCATCAAATCGAGCGCGGACGGTAAGATCGAAGACACCGGAGCGCTCAACACCAAGCGCATGGAGACCGTCGACGAGGAGTTCCTCGCGGCCGCGAAGGATTTCATCGATCGTCAGGCAAAGGCCGACAAGCCGTTCTTCTGCTGGTTCAACTCGACGCGCATGCACGTGTTCACCCATCTGAAGCCGGAATCCTTGGGCAAGACGGGCAAGGGCATCCACGCAGACGGCATGGTGGAGCATGACGGCCATGTCGGCCAGCTTCTGCAGCAGCTCGACGACCTCGGCATCACCGAAAACACGATTGTGCTCTACACCACCGACAACGGCGCCGAGCTCGCTTTGTGGCCGGATGGCGCGATGACCATGTTCCATGGGGAAAAGGGCACAACCTGGGAAGGTGGTTTCCGCATTCCTATGATGGTGCGCTGGCCGGGCGTGGTGAAACCGGGCACGCAGATCAACGATCCCGTGACCCTGATGGACTGGATGCCGACCTTCGCGGCCGCCGCCGGTGTCCCCGACGTCAAGGAGCAGATGAAGACGGGCTTCCAGTCTGGCGACAAGAACTTCAAGGTCCATCTCGACGGCTACGACCTCACCGCGCTCCTGGAGGGCCAGTCCAAGGAACCGCCCCGCGAAGCGGTCTACTATTTCGACCAGGGCGGCAACCTGAATGCGATCCGGTGGAACGATTGGAAACTCAGCTTCGCAATCAACAGTGAAGGCAACATCGCCACGGCCACCCGCGAGACGCCGAGCTGGGCCAATATTACCAATCTGAGAATGGATCCCTATGAGCGAGGTGCAAAAGAAGGGGGAGGGGCCATGGATTTCATCGCCCGAAACATGTGGCTCCTGGTGCCGATCCAGGGCAAGATCAAGGAGTTCTTCCAGGACTTCGACCAGTATCCCTACCAGCCGGGCAGCACTCTGAACGCCAGCGGTATCAGCTATACCTGGCTGCAACAGCAGGCCGCGCTCAAGCGGCTCGGAGAGTTGGAAAGCCTGGCGCCGCGTTGA
- a CDS encoding SPW repeat protein: MPNTLMAGRRSQDWANLVLAACLFLSPWVIGFAAEAAPTWNAWIAGIVLGALAVATLSAFAEWEEWANMIIGLWLIVSPWLLGFMGNVNAMWTHVILGVLVAAIAAWAVWDYRHHSHA, from the coding sequence ATGCCCAACACTCTGATGGCAGGAAGAAGAAGCCAGGATTGGGCAAATCTGGTCTTGGCAGCGTGCCTGTTCCTCTCTCCCTGGGTCATCGGCTTTGCGGCTGAAGCCGCGCCGACGTGGAACGCCTGGATCGCCGGTATCGTGCTCGGCGCCCTTGCGGTCGCAACCCTTTCGGCCTTCGCCGAATGGGAGGAATGGGCCAATATGATAATCGGCCTGTGGTTGATCGTTTCTCCCTGGCTGCTCGGCTTCATGGGAAATGTGAACGCGATGTGGACCCATGTCATTCTCGGCGTGCTCGTCGCCGCAATCGCAGCATGGGCGGTCTGGGACTATCGTCACCATTCACACGCCTAG
- a CDS encoding Gfo/Idh/MocA family oxidoreductase yields the protein MRLLILGTGGMANSHAKAFAEIEGVEMVGAVDVDPSRAKAFAVTHGIENTFTSLDEAIAWGEFDAATNVTPDKAHHPTTLALIAAGKHVLCEKPLAENYEKAAEMAAAAERAGLVTMVNLTYRNVAPLQKARELVVAGEIGRVRHLEASYLQSWLVSRAWGDWASESKWLWRLSTKHGSNGVLGDVGIHILDFAGYGANSSVERVFARLKAFDKAPDNRIGEYDLDANDSFAMTAEFENGAMAVIHASRWATGHLNELRLRLHGDRGALEVIHTPDGSSLRGCMGPDVEKAVWRTVDAGTVPTNYQRFVEAVKAGRTVEPGFRHAADLQRVLDLAIETERSRRELGVPDINTVVQERAVG from the coding sequence ATGCGTTTGCTAATTCTCGGAACCGGCGGCATGGCCAACAGCCATGCGAAAGCCTTTGCTGAGATCGAAGGCGTCGAAATGGTCGGCGCCGTCGACGTGGACCCGTCCCGTGCCAAGGCCTTTGCCGTCACGCACGGTATCGAAAACACCTTCACCTCTCTCGACGAGGCGATCGCCTGGGGAGAGTTCGACGCGGCCACCAACGTGACGCCCGACAAGGCGCATCACCCGACGACCCTGGCGCTCATTGCCGCCGGCAAGCATGTGCTGTGCGAAAAACCGTTGGCAGAAAACTATGAGAAGGCCGCCGAGATGGCGGCCGCAGCCGAGCGGGCCGGCCTCGTCACCATGGTCAATCTGACCTATCGCAACGTCGCTCCGCTGCAGAAAGCGCGTGAACTCGTGGTTGCCGGCGAAATCGGCCGGGTGCGGCATCTGGAGGCTTCCTATCTCCAGAGCTGGCTGGTGTCGCGGGCCTGGGGCGATTGGGCAAGCGAGTCGAAATGGCTGTGGCGGCTGTCGACGAAACACGGATCCAATGGCGTGCTTGGCGATGTCGGCATCCACATTCTCGACTTCGCCGGCTACGGTGCCAACAGCTCGGTCGAGCGGGTATTCGCGCGCCTGAAAGCATTCGACAAGGCGCCGGACAACCGTATCGGCGAGTACGACCTCGACGCCAATGACAGCTTCGCCATGACGGCGGAGTTCGAAAACGGCGCGATGGCCGTGATTCATGCGAGCCGCTGGGCGACAGGCCATCTCAACGAGCTGAGGCTCAGGCTGCACGGCGACAGGGGAGCCTTGGAAGTAATCCATACGCCTGACGGTTCGAGCCTGCGCGGCTGCATGGGGCCCGATGTCGAAAAGGCCGTTTGGCGCACCGTCGATGCCGGCACCGTGCCCACCAACTACCAGCGATTCGTCGAGGCGGTGAAGGCCGGCCGAACCGTCGAACCGGGTTTCCGCCATGCCGCGGACCTGCAGAGAGTGCTCGATCTCGCCATCGAGACGGAGCGCTCACGCCGCGAACTCGGCGTACCGGACATCAACACGGTGGTGCAGGAACGCGCTGTGGGGTGA
- a CDS encoding ThuA domain-containing protein, with translation MSINAIVWGENIHEQTNAVVREIYPDGMHNTIAAALNSDPGIDATTATLQEPEHGLSEARLAAADVLLWWGHKDHGAVDDAIVERVAKRVWEGMGLIVLHSGHFSKVFKRLMGTPCALKWREAGERERVWVVNPRHPIAEGLGENFVIENEEMYGEQFSVPEPLETVFISWFAGGEVFRSGLTWRRGAGNVFYFRPGHETYPTYHDATVHKVLRNAVKWAYNPQGTYKAIHDAPNVPVEKALEPIVERGPRLHRAGEAGYR, from the coding sequence TTGTCTATCAATGCCATCGTGTGGGGTGAAAACATCCACGAGCAGACGAATGCGGTGGTTCGGGAGATTTACCCGGACGGCATGCACAACACGATCGCAGCCGCACTCAATTCCGACCCGGGGATCGATGCGACGACGGCGACGCTGCAGGAGCCGGAACACGGGCTCAGCGAGGCGCGGCTCGCCGCCGCCGACGTGCTCCTGTGGTGGGGCCACAAGGATCATGGCGCCGTCGACGACGCCATCGTAGAGCGCGTCGCCAAACGCGTTTGGGAAGGCATGGGTCTGATCGTTCTCCATTCCGGCCACTTCTCCAAGGTGTTCAAGCGGCTGATGGGCACGCCCTGCGCGCTCAAGTGGCGCGAGGCTGGAGAGCGCGAACGCGTCTGGGTCGTCAATCCGCGCCACCCGATCGCCGAAGGGCTCGGCGAGAACTTCGTCATCGAGAACGAGGAGATGTATGGCGAGCAATTCTCAGTGCCGGAGCCGCTTGAAACGGTGTTCATCTCCTGGTTTGCCGGCGGCGAGGTCTTCCGATCGGGCCTCACCTGGCGGCGCGGCGCGGGCAATGTCTTTTATTTCCGCCCCGGGCACGAGACTTACCCGACCTATCACGACGCGACCGTACACAAGGTACTGCGGAACGCGGTGAAATGGGCGTATAACCCGCAGGGCACCTATAAGGCCATCCATGATGCGCCGAACGTCCCGGTGGAGAAGGCGCTGGAGCCGATCGTCGAGCGCGGACCGAGACTGCACCGGGCCGGCGAAGCCGGCTATCGATGA